From Rhodothermales bacterium, a single genomic window includes:
- the tig gene encoding trigger factor encodes MQTTINQINSVEFELVIDAPAQELAPHVEDALRKQRNRVQVKGFRPGKVPISMLKKLYGESLVMDVVERFIQNAFQDEVVDPGAHKLIGSPDLSELNYQLDGDLHAVLRFGVRPEIAIADLSGEEILKLKHEIKPEEIETRLQRMLLEQAELEDPSDEQEIGKEDYIVIDMQRLDRASGTPVVGSRDEDLSFFMDDERLRDQLRDALVGKKAGASFRVELPAEADDEEAGAEPLLVGPSGEKVGGDATDPYEVTVKSVQRRKMPEMDEAFIKRVSNDQASTESELRSQIEKQIETMWERQSRELLEGEIVMRMLDLHDFEVPGSAVDIFLASYLEDMKRRNEGRLPEGLDPATFAEANRPEAVRQARWMLLRDAVIDQEKLEVTEEDINAFFVEMAGGNEEMAGAYQKYYKATGMDKNLDQQLISKKVIDVLSARFRMNELEAEAYGEALKARDAQKKAAAEPLGA; translated from the coding sequence GTGCAGACCACAATCAATCAGATCAATTCCGTCGAATTTGAGCTCGTCATCGACGCCCCCGCTCAGGAACTCGCGCCGCATGTAGAGGACGCGCTCCGCAAGCAGCGGAATCGGGTTCAGGTGAAAGGATTCCGCCCGGGCAAGGTGCCGATCTCGATGCTCAAGAAGCTCTATGGCGAGTCGCTCGTGATGGATGTGGTCGAGCGGTTTATCCAGAACGCGTTTCAGGATGAAGTGGTCGATCCCGGCGCGCACAAGCTCATCGGTTCGCCGGATCTCTCCGAACTCAACTACCAGCTCGATGGCGATCTCCATGCCGTGCTCCGTTTTGGCGTGCGCCCGGAGATCGCGATCGCCGATCTGTCGGGCGAGGAGATTCTGAAGCTCAAGCACGAGATCAAGCCGGAGGAGATCGAAACCCGGCTCCAGCGCATGCTCCTCGAGCAGGCCGAGCTGGAGGATCCGTCCGACGAGCAGGAGATCGGGAAGGAAGATTATATCGTGATCGACATGCAGCGGCTGGATCGCGCCTCGGGCACGCCGGTCGTCGGGTCGCGCGATGAGGACCTGTCGTTCTTCATGGACGACGAGCGGCTGCGCGATCAGCTGCGCGATGCGCTGGTGGGCAAAAAGGCCGGCGCCTCGTTCCGCGTCGAGCTGCCGGCCGAGGCCGACGACGAGGAAGCCGGCGCCGAGCCGCTGCTCGTCGGGCCGTCCGGCGAGAAGGTGGGCGGCGACGCCACCGATCCCTACGAGGTGACGGTGAAGAGCGTGCAGCGCCGCAAGATGCCCGAGATGGACGAGGCGTTCATCAAACGGGTCAGCAACGACCAGGCATCGACCGAAAGCGAGCTGCGCAGCCAGATCGAAAAACAGATCGAGACCATGTGGGAGCGGCAGTCGCGCGAGCTGCTCGAAGGCGAAATCGTGATGCGGATGCTCGATCTGCATGACTTCGAGGTGCCCGGTTCGGCCGTGGATATCTTCCTCGCGTCCTATCTCGAGGACATGAAACGCCGCAACGAAGGCCGGCTCCCCGAAGGGCTCGACCCCGCGACCTTCGCCGAGGCGAACCGCCCCGAAGCCGTGCGCCAGGCCCGCTGGATGCTCCTCCGCGACGCCGTCATCGATCAGGAGAAGCTGGAGGTGACCGAGGAGGACATCAACGCCTTCTTCGTGGAAATGGCCGGCGGCAACGAGGAGATGGCCGGCGCCTACCAGAAATACTACAAGGCCACCGGGATGGACAAGAACCTCGACCAGCAGCTGATCAGCAAGAAGGTGATCGATGTCCTCTCGGCCCGGTTCCGCATGAACGAGCTGGAGGCGGAGGCGTACGGCGAAGCGCTCAAGGCGCGCGACGCCCAGAAAAAAGCCGCTGCAGAGCCCCTGGGCGCCTGA
- a CDS encoding YebC/PmpR family DNA-binding transcriptional regulator, translating to MSGHSKWSKIKRQKAVTDAKRSQSWARIARDIMIAAREGGGDPSMNARLALAVDKAKSENMPKDNVERAIKRGTGEIAGADYEEVSYEGYGPGGVAIYVDCLTDNTNRTVADVRHIFSKYGGSMGQTGSVAFQFLRKGQLEVPAEGRDEMELFELVAEAGGEDLVLEDDVFVITTPVESFGSVQAALREKGIEPSEANLIRVPTSTVSVEPEVARKLAILIEMLEDNQDVQSVTTTLHFDEATIEALS from the coding sequence ATGTCAGGCCACAGTAAATGGTCCAAAATCAAGCGCCAGAAGGCAGTGACCGACGCCAAGCGCTCGCAGTCCTGGGCGCGTATCGCGCGTGATATCATGATTGCCGCCCGGGAGGGCGGCGGCGATCCGTCCATGAACGCCCGTCTGGCCCTCGCCGTGGACAAGGCGAAGTCCGAGAACATGCCCAAGGACAACGTCGAACGCGCCATCAAGCGGGGCACCGGAGAAATCGCCGGCGCGGACTACGAGGAGGTCAGCTACGAGGGCTACGGCCCCGGCGGTGTCGCCATTTACGTCGACTGCCTGACCGACAACACCAACCGCACGGTCGCGGATGTGCGTCACATCTTCAGCAAATACGGCGGGAGCATGGGGCAGACGGGGTCGGTCGCGTTTCAGTTCTTGCGGAAGGGCCAGCTGGAAGTGCCGGCCGAGGGCCGCGACGAGATGGAGCTGTTCGAACTGGTCGCCGAGGCCGGCGGCGAAGATCTGGTGCTGGAAGACGACGTCTTCGTGATCACGACGCCGGTGGAGAGCTTCGGGTCCGTGCAGGCCGCGTTGCGCGAGAAGGGCATCGAGCCGTCCGAGGCCAACCTGATCCGGGTCCCGACGAGCACCGTGTCCGTCGAGCCCGAGGTCGCCCGTAAGCTCGCCATCCTGATCGAAATGCTCGAGGACAACCAGGACGTACAGTCCGTCACCACGACCCTCCACTTCGACGAAGCGACGATCGAGGCGTTGTCGTAA
- a CDS encoding ABC transporter permease: MGTLLAPVILIAMAILPAVIGLAASESEQRRIAVIDETSALFDGLQRHAADGFVFVRTESPLDSLRDAVVKGVYNGYLTLPAGLMQDEGEAVYYSVEGSGLSGESRLERALSRSLEDYRLAEKNVSQDILDILESSIPVRAVKLTEEGEQADSAAFYSILGYIMGFIIYAAMFIYGAYVIQGVLEEKSTRVIEVMVSSVRPFQMLMGKVLGIGAVGLVQMIAWSLLMLGATFFAGGIASMFLNPADLNLPLDATQEQLLQAADFTIPQIAPRVFIWFVLFFIGGYLLYASLFAAVSSVVEQQQDAQGLLTPIYALIIIPIMFIVFFVESPNSTLATVLSMIPFFSPILMVVRVAVTEVPFWQVGLSYVILMGTFLGAMWLSSRIYRVGILMYGKKPRIKDLIRWVRYE; the protein is encoded by the coding sequence GTGGGCACTCTGCTGGCGCCCGTGATCCTGATCGCGATGGCCATCCTGCCGGCGGTGATCGGGCTCGCCGCCTCCGAAAGCGAACAGCGCCGGATCGCCGTGATCGACGAGACGAGCGCCCTGTTCGACGGGCTGCAGCGGCACGCGGCGGACGGGTTTGTGTTCGTCCGGACCGAGTCGCCGCTCGACTCCCTGCGCGACGCGGTGGTCAAAGGGGTGTACAACGGCTACCTGACGCTGCCGGCCGGCCTGATGCAGGACGAGGGGGAGGCCGTGTATTATTCGGTGGAAGGCAGCGGCCTCTCGGGTGAGTCGCGCCTCGAACGCGCCCTCAGCCGGTCGCTGGAGGATTACCGGCTCGCGGAGAAAAACGTCTCCCAGGATATCCTCGACATCCTCGAATCCAGCATTCCGGTGCGCGCCGTCAAGCTGACCGAAGAAGGCGAGCAGGCCGACAGCGCCGCCTTCTATTCCATCCTGGGATACATCATGGGCTTCATCATCTACGCCGCGATGTTCATTTACGGGGCCTATGTGATTCAGGGCGTGCTCGAAGAGAAAAGCACCCGCGTCATCGAGGTGATGGTGTCGTCGGTACGCCCCTTTCAGATGTTGATGGGGAAGGTGCTCGGCATCGGCGCCGTGGGCCTCGTGCAGATGATCGCGTGGAGCCTGCTGATGCTCGGGGCGACCTTTTTCGCCGGCGGGATCGCGTCGATGTTCCTCAACCCGGCCGACCTCAACCTGCCCCTCGATGCGACGCAGGAGCAACTGCTCCAGGCGGCCGATTTTACGATCCCCCAGATCGCTCCGCGCGTCTTTATCTGGTTCGTCCTGTTTTTTATCGGGGGATATCTGCTGTATGCCAGCCTCTTCGCCGCCGTGTCGTCGGTCGTCGAGCAGCAGCAGGATGCCCAGGGCCTGCTCACGCCGATCTACGCCCTGATCATCATCCCGATCATGTTCATCGTGTTTTTCGTCGAAAGCCCCAACAGTACCCTGGCCACGGTGCTTTCCATGATCCCCTTCTTCTCGCCGATCCTCATGGTCGTCCGCGTCGCGGTGACGGAGGTGCCGTTCTGGCAGGTGGGGCTATCGTATGTGATCCTGATGGGCACGTTCCTCGGCGCCATGTGGCTCAGCAGCCGCATCTACCGCGTAGGCATCCTGATGTACGGCAAGAAGCCGCGCATCAAGGACCTGATCCGGTGGGTCCGGTACGAGTGA
- a CDS encoding ATP-binding cassette domain-containing protein, whose product MTELRVEEVSKQYGQVKAVNNVSLEARSGRVMGLLGPNGAGKTSTIRMIAYITIPDSGRVTFNGKPVGVWSQERMGYLPEERGLYKKLKVGEQLVYLAELKGLSRPEANRRVKHWLERFDALDWASKKTEELSKGMQQKMQFISTVVHEPELLILDEPFSGLDPINAGVLKEVILDMKQQGRVILFASHRMEQVEQLCDDICLISRGEIVLDGPLREVKQRFGRNRVVVEFGGEGMFVEELVQEGVISVSERTAHRVELKMLNDRHPSIVLERAMAAGEDIHRFERVEPSMNDIFVSVVEGQATARTAS is encoded by the coding sequence ATGACCGAACTGCGTGTAGAAGAGGTATCCAAGCAATACGGCCAGGTCAAGGCCGTCAACAACGTCTCCCTGGAAGCCCGATCGGGCCGCGTGATGGGGCTGCTCGGGCCCAACGGCGCCGGCAAGACCTCCACGATCCGCATGATCGCCTACATCACCATCCCCGATAGCGGGCGGGTGACGTTCAACGGCAAGCCGGTCGGCGTGTGGAGCCAGGAGCGGATGGGATACCTGCCCGAGGAACGCGGCCTCTACAAAAAGCTGAAGGTGGGCGAGCAGCTCGTCTACCTCGCCGAACTCAAGGGCCTGTCGCGCCCCGAGGCCAACCGCCGCGTCAAGCACTGGCTCGAACGGTTCGACGCGCTCGACTGGGCCTCGAAGAAGACCGAGGAGCTGTCGAAGGGGATGCAGCAGAAGATGCAGTTTATCAGCACGGTCGTCCACGAGCCCGAACTGCTGATCCTCGATGAGCCGTTCAGCGGGCTCGACCCCATCAACGCCGGCGTGCTGAAGGAAGTCATCCTCGACATGAAACAGCAGGGCCGCGTCATCCTCTTCGCCTCCCACCGCATGGAGCAGGTGGAGCAGCTCTGCGACGACATCTGCCTGATCTCGCGGGGAGAAATCGTGCTCGACGGCCCGCTGCGTGAGGTGAAGCAGCGTTTCGGCCGCAACCGCGTCGTCGTCGAGTTTGGCGGCGAGGGGATGTTTGTGGAGGAACTCGTGCAGGAAGGCGTCATCAGCGTCAGCGAGCGGACGGCCCACCGGGTCGAACTCAAGATGCTGAACGACCGGCATCCGTCGATCGTGCTCGAACGGGCCATGGCCGCCGGCGAGGATATCCACCGCTTCGAACGCGTCGAACCCTCGATGAACGATATTTTTGTCTCCGTGGTCGAAGGACAAGCCACCGCGCGAACGGCTTCCTGA
- a CDS encoding BamA/TamA family outer membrane protein, translating into MRSTGAVIRVLLVVLVAWLCAPAPGTAQYFRYGKNKVQYAELTWSYLQSRHFDIYYYEGGRDLADYTAHFAEEAYEHARRLLQIEINGRIPIIVYQSHNDFVVTNAVDLPTFSEGIAGVTEPYKNRIAIPFVGDYRQYRQTLHHELVHAMLNDFFYGGSLQSIIQNNIRLQIPHWFNEGLAEYASEGWSSDADDWMRDAVVHDDIPPMKYIGGFASYQAGQGVWDYIGEQYGRERIAEVLQRLRLSQSVEASFKRATGLSLDELSERWHRALKQVYFPELAAREDVNDFARAIITTANGGFYNTSPSLSPQGDRLAFITTRNGLFDVYIADANEGTIEQKLVDGQTSAEFESLRILTPGISWSPDGRHIALAVKSGPTDAIAVIDVDTHDVIHYRVPGVDQIISVAWSPTEQQIAFEASVDAQSDIFVLDLDTHETINYTDDLFSDHEPAWSPDGRSLVFHSDRGSYTRLGQFEAGAFAMQEHDFGQYDVYLLPLGADEAERLTFNELWDDRSAKFGEDSTRVLFISDRNGIFNLYEKNLVSGLVRPLTNALNGITQVSLSADGGTAALMSLESGRPQLYVLKNPFDRVLPEANLTPNVWAQRVVQETLTPAPAIALAPDGLRLANPFLRDATDGTAFTRATSRTDDFLASRLLMLARDDADAQNDSPFSVDAEWDSSRYGNVRVDLRDYIFSANAEDQQAEELDYLINPFTPHGNVDVDGRYKPRKYKLRFSPDLVYGAAGYDALFGVQGITQIIFSDMLGNHRVLVASNLLVDLRNSDYMMSYVYLPKRVDWGGSGFHVSRLLPDFARRTIYRYRQYGVSLTASYPFDKFRRVDVDLSVVGVSQSDIVEPSAPALTRALLHPSVIFTRDVTTPGPLAPLEGSRFSVSLAGSPFGLSGETVRFVTLLGDARTYASIGQSLYTLAFRFSGGTSIGPTQQLFYTAGLQNWINRRFDENNGFPIEDISDFVLATPIMPLRGYRINALNGTNFGLVNAEFRFPLIAAILPGPLPLLPLYNIQGAAFLDAGAVWGGRGFDNPFDLYTVDAQGKRIFDDFALSTGVGLRTIFLGYPLRFDFAWPYDGRRFKRQSLNFSIGFDF; encoded by the coding sequence ATGCGATCTACCGGAGCTGTGATCCGTGTGTTGCTGGTGGTGCTGGTCGCGTGGCTTTGCGCGCCGGCACCCGGGACGGCTCAGTATTTTCGGTACGGCAAAAACAAGGTGCAGTATGCCGAACTCACCTGGTCGTATCTCCAGTCGCGGCATTTCGACATCTACTATTACGAAGGCGGGCGCGACCTCGCGGATTACACGGCGCACTTCGCGGAAGAGGCCTACGAACATGCCCGCCGGCTCCTCCAGATCGAGATCAACGGGCGCATCCCGATCATCGTCTACCAGAGCCACAACGACTTCGTGGTGACCAACGCGGTCGACCTGCCTACCTTCTCCGAAGGCATCGCCGGCGTCACCGAGCCGTACAAGAACCGCATCGCCATCCCCTTCGTGGGCGACTACCGCCAGTACCGCCAGACGCTGCACCACGAACTGGTGCACGCGATGCTCAACGACTTTTTCTACGGCGGATCGCTCCAGTCCATCATCCAGAATAACATCCGCCTCCAGATTCCCCACTGGTTCAACGAGGGCCTCGCGGAATACGCGTCGGAAGGGTGGAGTTCGGACGCGGACGACTGGATGCGCGACGCCGTCGTGCACGACGATATCCCTCCGATGAAATACATCGGCGGCTTCGCCTCCTACCAGGCCGGCCAGGGCGTGTGGGATTACATCGGCGAGCAGTACGGCCGGGAACGCATCGCCGAAGTGTTGCAGCGGCTGCGCCTCTCGCAATCGGTGGAGGCCAGCTTCAAACGCGCGACCGGCCTGTCGCTCGACGAGCTGTCCGAACGCTGGCACCGCGCCCTCAAGCAGGTCTATTTTCCCGAACTCGCCGCCCGCGAGGACGTCAACGACTTCGCGCGGGCGATCATCACGACGGCGAACGGGGGCTTCTACAACACGAGTCCGTCCCTCTCGCCGCAGGGGGATCGGCTGGCGTTCATCACCACGCGCAACGGGCTGTTCGACGTCTACATCGCGGACGCCAACGAAGGGACCATCGAGCAAAAACTGGTGGATGGGCAGACCAGCGCCGAGTTTGAGAGCCTGCGGATTCTGACGCCCGGCATCTCCTGGAGCCCGGACGGCCGGCACATCGCCCTCGCCGTCAAGAGCGGACCGACGGACGCCATCGCGGTGATCGATGTGGATACGCACGACGTGATCCACTACCGCGTGCCGGGCGTCGATCAGATCATTTCCGTCGCCTGGAGCCCCACCGAGCAGCAGATCGCCTTCGAGGCATCGGTCGACGCCCAGAGCGACATCTTCGTCCTCGATCTCGATACGCACGAGACGATCAACTACACCGACGACCTGTTCAGCGATCACGAGCCGGCGTGGAGCCCGGACGGCCGCTCCCTCGTCTTCCACAGCGACCGCGGCTCCTACACGCGCCTCGGGCAGTTCGAGGCCGGCGCCTTCGCGATGCAGGAGCACGATTTCGGGCAGTACGATGTCTACCTCCTCCCGCTCGGGGCCGACGAGGCGGAACGCCTCACGTTCAACGAGCTCTGGGACGATCGGAGCGCTAAATTCGGCGAGGATTCCACGCGGGTGCTGTTCATCTCGGATCGCAACGGGATCTTCAACCTTTACGAAAAAAACCTCGTCTCGGGCCTGGTGCGCCCGCTCACGAACGCGCTGAACGGCATCACGCAGGTGTCCCTGTCGGCGGACGGCGGCACGGCGGCGCTGATGAGCCTCGAAAGCGGCCGGCCCCAGCTCTACGTGCTCAAGAACCCCTTCGATCGCGTGTTGCCCGAGGCCAACCTGACGCCCAACGTCTGGGCGCAGCGCGTCGTTCAGGAGACCCTCACGCCGGCGCCGGCCATCGCCCTGGCGCCGGACGGCCTGCGGCTCGCCAACCCGTTTCTCCGCGACGCGACCGACGGCACCGCCTTCACCCGGGCGACGTCGCGCACCGATGACTTCCTCGCGTCGCGGCTGCTCATGCTCGCCCGCGACGACGCCGATGCGCAAAACGACAGCCCGTTCTCCGTCGACGCCGAGTGGGACAGCTCCCGGTACGGGAACGTCCGCGTGGATCTGCGCGACTACATCTTCAGCGCCAACGCCGAAGACCAGCAAGCCGAGGAACTCGACTATCTCATCAATCCCTTTACGCCCCACGGGAATGTGGATGTCGACGGCCGCTACAAGCCGCGCAAATACAAGCTGCGCTTTTCGCCCGACCTCGTGTACGGCGCCGCCGGCTACGACGCGCTCTTCGGCGTCCAGGGGATCACGCAGATCATCTTCAGCGACATGCTCGGCAACCACCGCGTGCTGGTGGCCTCCAACCTGCTCGTGGATCTGCGCAACTCGGACTACATGATGTCCTATGTCTACCTGCCGAAGCGGGTGGACTGGGGCGGATCCGGGTTCCACGTTTCGCGGCTGCTGCCCGACTTCGCCCGGCGAACCATCTACCGGTACCGCCAGTATGGCGTCAGCCTGACGGCGTCCTATCCCTTCGACAAGTTCCGCCGGGTCGATGTCGACCTCTCGGTGGTGGGCGTGAGCCAGTCGGACATCGTGGAGCCCTCCGCGCCGGCCCTGACCCGCGCGCTCCTCCATCCCTCCGTGATTTTCACCCGCGACGTCACCACGCCCGGGCCGCTGGCGCCTCTGGAGGGATCCCGGTTCTCGGTGAGCCTCGCCGGCAGCCCGTTCGGCCTGTCCGGCGAAACCGTCCGGTTCGTCACGCTGCTGGGCGACGCGCGGACCTACGCCTCGATCGGGCAATCGCTGTACACGCTCGCCTTCCGCTTCTCGGGCGGTACCTCCATCGGGCCGACGCAGCAGCTGTTTTATACCGCCGGCCTCCAGAACTGGATCAACCGGCGTTTCGACGAAAACAACGGCTTTCCGATCGAGGACATCTCCGACTTCGTGCTGGCCACGCCGATCATGCCGCTGCGCGGCTACCGGATCAACGCGCTCAACGGCACCAACTTCGGACTGGTGAACGCCGAGTTTCGCTTCCCGCTCATCGCCGCGATCCTTCCCGGGCCGCTGCCGCTCCTCCCCCTGTACAACATCCAGGGCGCGGCCTTCCTCGATGCCGGCGCCGTCTGGGGCGGTCGCGGATTCGACAATCCGTTCGACCTGTACACCGTCGACGCCCAGGGCAAGCGCATCTTCGACGACTTCGCGCTGAGCACGGGCGTGGGATTGCGGACCATCTTCCTCGGTTATCCCCTGCGCTTCGATTTTGCCTGGCCGTACGACGGCCGGCGTTTCAAGCGGCAGAGCCTCAACTTCTCGATCGGGTTCGACTTCTGA
- the ruvC gene encoding crossover junction endodeoxyribonuclease RuvC, giving the protein MRIIGIDPGSRFTGYGVIDVERGRERLVEFGVLRLDASKSHEWRLKHIYDRVTEVIARSLPDECAIEMPVYGNNPQSMLKLGRAQAAAMLAVLNRELPVTQYTPKEVKRSVTGNGNGSKEQVWYMVRKLLTMDEALQVDLDASDALAVALCHGHRGDSRQAGHHKNWASFLRDNPGRIIE; this is encoded by the coding sequence TTGCGCATCATCGGCATCGATCCTGGCTCGCGTTTTACTGGCTACGGCGTCATCGATGTCGAGCGGGGCCGGGAGCGGCTCGTGGAGTTCGGGGTGTTGCGGCTGGACGCGTCGAAGAGTCACGAATGGCGGTTGAAGCACATCTATGACCGGGTGACGGAGGTGATCGCCCGGTCGCTGCCGGACGAATGCGCCATCGAGATGCCCGTTTACGGCAACAACCCCCAATCGATGCTCAAGCTCGGCCGGGCACAGGCGGCGGCGATGCTGGCGGTCCTCAACCGGGAATTACCCGTCACGCAGTACACCCCGAAGGAGGTGAAACGCTCGGTCACGGGCAACGGCAACGGGTCGAAGGAGCAGGTGTGGTATATGGTCAGAAAGCTGTTGACGATGGACGAGGCGCTGCAGGTGGACCTCGATGCCTCGGACGCGCTGGCGGTGGCGCTGTGCCACGGGCATCGGGGGGACAGCCGGCAGGCGGGCCATCACAAGAACTGGGCAAGTTTTCTCCGGGACAACCCGGGGCGCATCATCGAGTAG
- a CDS encoding DUF4290 domain-containing protein has product MDRQVGRNAELFARAITKLETPEQRYPYLRILISIVEQAHPEWNQAPQKDRQMGQMIAKMCDDLLEVDEVAEVVRVRDEERGYFYD; this is encoded by the coding sequence GTGGACAGACAAGTAGGGCGCAATGCCGAGCTCTTCGCCCGAGCGATTACCAAACTGGAAACGCCCGAACAGCGCTATCCGTACCTCCGTATCCTGATCAGCATTGTCGAACAGGCCCACCCGGAGTGGAACCAGGCCCCCCAGAAAGACCGGCAGATGGGGCAGATGATCGCCAAGATGTGCGACGACCTACTCGAAGTGGATGAAGTCGCCGAAGTGGTGCGCGTCCGCGACGAAGAACGCGGCTATTTCTACGATTGA
- a CDS encoding HD domain-containing protein has protein sequence MTNLSPQIARQPYAGVLREVGRAAADAGIEAYAVGGVVRDLMLERDVTELDFVSLGDGSGLRLAKAAARRLGGQSVHQYENFGTAAIRIPLAGMPDDAMVLEFVGARKESYRSDSRKPIVEEGSLQDDQRRRDFTINAMGLRLDAERFGEVLDPFGGRADLEAGILRTPLDPHVTFEDDPLRMIRAARFATQLGFTLHADTFQALCDKAGRVSLLSRERITDELQKIMMAGMPSVGFRILYEAGLLRHILPELTDLAGVEAIDGLKHKDNFFHTLQVVDNLVAMTAGRPPTETLWLRWAALLHDIGKTRSKRFTEGVGWSFHGHEDRGARMVAGVFKKLKLPLDDRMRYVQKLVRLHHRPVSLVDEQVTDSAVRRLLFDAGEDIEDLMTLVRADITSKNPRRVQRYLDAFDRVDARLVEVEENDKLRNFQPPVDGIEIMQTLNLPPGKAIGLLKEAVREAILEGVIPNEHDAAFDYLMQIKDAILEGAPAPRS, from the coding sequence GTGACAAACTTATCCCCACAGATCGCCAGGCAGCCTTACGCCGGCGTCCTCCGCGAGGTCGGCCGCGCGGCGGCGGATGCGGGCATCGAGGCCTATGCCGTCGGCGGCGTCGTGCGCGATCTGATGCTGGAGCGGGATGTGACCGAGCTGGATTTTGTATCCCTGGGGGATGGAAGCGGGCTGCGGCTCGCGAAGGCGGCGGCCCGCCGGCTCGGCGGGCAGTCGGTCCATCAGTACGAGAACTTCGGGACGGCCGCGATCCGCATCCCGCTTGCCGGCATGCCGGACGACGCGATGGTGCTGGAATTTGTCGGCGCCCGGAAAGAGAGCTACCGGAGCGACTCGCGCAAGCCGATCGTGGAAGAGGGCTCGCTGCAAGACGACCAGCGCCGGCGCGACTTCACGATCAACGCGATGGGCCTCCGGCTTGATGCCGAGCGGTTCGGCGAGGTGCTCGACCCCTTCGGCGGTCGCGCCGATCTCGAGGCCGGCATCCTTCGCACGCCGCTCGACCCGCATGTTACGTTCGAGGACGACCCGCTGCGCATGATCCGCGCCGCCCGCTTCGCCACGCAGCTGGGGTTCACACTCCACGCCGATACGTTTCAGGCCCTGTGCGACAAGGCCGGGCGCGTTTCCCTCCTCAGCCGGGAACGGATCACGGACGAGCTGCAGAAGATCATGATGGCCGGCATGCCGTCCGTCGGGTTCCGCATCCTGTACGAGGCCGGCCTCCTGCGGCATATCCTGCCCGAATTGACCGACCTCGCCGGCGTCGAGGCGATCGACGGCCTCAAGCACAAGGACAATTTTTTCCACACCCTCCAGGTGGTGGACAACCTCGTCGCGATGACCGCCGGCCGCCCCCCCACCGAGACCCTGTGGCTCCGGTGGGCGGCCCTGCTGCACGACATCGGCAAGACCCGGTCGAAACGGTTCACGGAAGGCGTCGGCTGGAGCTTTCACGGGCATGAAGACCGCGGTGCGCGCATGGTCGCCGGCGTGTTCAAAAAGCTCAAGCTGCCGCTCGACGACCGGATGCGGTATGTCCAGAAACTGGTGCGCCTGCATCATCGGCCCGTGTCGCTGGTCGACGAGCAGGTGACCGACTCGGCCGTGCGCCGGCTGCTGTTCGATGCCGGCGAGGACATCGAGGATCTGATGACGCTGGTTCGGGCCGACATCACGTCGAAGAATCCGCGCCGCGTCCAGCGCTACCTCGACGCGTTCGACCGCGTCGACGCGCGCCTCGTGGAGGTCGAGGAAAACGACAAGCTCCGCAACTTCCAGCCGCCGGTCGACGGCATCGAGATCATGCAGACGCTCAATCTGCCGCCCGGGAAGGCCATCGGACTCCTCAAGGAGGCCGTCCGCGAGGCCATTCTCGAAGGCGTGATCCCCAACGAACATGACGCGGCGTTCGATTATCTGATGCAGATCAAGGACGCCATCCTCGAGGGCGCGCCCGCGCCCCGTTCCTGA